In the genome of Raphanus sativus cultivar WK10039 chromosome 4, ASM80110v3, whole genome shotgun sequence, one region contains:
- the LOC108852293 gene encoding putative plant UBX domain-containing protein 15 — MMDAPHDSHGEGEEETLCDAPVPEKIFDSESESSDSDSVESADSMTFDETQTTSDYQQKLISSFTEIAVGQTTETAMQFLETTNWNLEKAINLFLVGSYTTKLPPLEFLFEGSFDDAKSTASQRNLWLLVNLQSTKDHACHSLNLDLWSNEVVSQAIEPSFILWQVYDVTTQGQKISTFYKIGSARPVVLLVDPITGFKMRSWSGVIDAHSFVQDLMDYMSSGPREHIASLTRKKLIKTEMLCNESNQARDHMVESEACSSSNHIDRVVAETNCDDIVETVETKTLPIHEEEENCLEFPVLTEEPKGDCDRSLVCSLCVRFPDGRRKQRKFLKSEPIQLLWSFCYSQSEKKAFKLVQAIPGASKTLDYGANATFEQSGLANSMISVAWE; from the coding sequence CTGTTGAATCAGCAGATTCAATGACATTCGATGAGACTCAAACAACCAGTGATTACCAACAGAAACTGATCTCATCATTCACCGAGATAGCTGTAGGTCAAACCACGGAAACAGCCATGCAGTTCTTAGAGACGACAAATTGGAACCTCGAAAAAGCCATTAATCTCTTTTTGGTTGGATCATATACGACCAAGTTACCTCCTCTGGAATTTCTTTTCGAGGGTTCGTTTGATGATGCAAAATCAACAGCTTCACAGAGGAATCTATGGTTGCTAGTGAATCTCCAATCCACGAAAGACCATGCTTGTCATTCACTTAACCTAGATTTATGGTCAAACGAAGTCGTTTCTCAAGCCATTGAGCCCAGCTTCATCTTATGGCAAGTCTACGATGTTACCACACAAGGACAGAAGATCTCAACTTTCTACAAGATCGGGTCTGCTCGTCCCGTGGTGCTCCTCGTTGATCCCATTACTGGTTTTAAGATGCGTTCGTGGAGCGGGGTGATTGACGCTCATAGTTTTGTCCAGGATTTGATGGACTATATGTCTTCTGGTCCTCGCGAACACATTGCTTCTCTGACAAGAAAAAAGCTCATTAAAACAGAGATGCTTTGTAATGAAAGCAACCAGGCTAGAGATCACATGGTTGAGTCGGAGGCTTGTTCTTCAAGCAACCACATTGATCGTGTTGTGGCGGAGACTAACTGTGATGATATCGTCGAAACAGTTGAGACCAAGACTTTACCCATacatgaggaggaggagaattGTTTAGAGTTTCCAGTATTGACAGAAGAGCCAAAAGGAGACTGTGATCGAAGCCTTGTGTGCAGTCTATGCGTTCGGTTTCCAGATGGGAGAAGAAAGCAGAGGAAGTTTCTCAAAAGCGAACCTATTCAGCTTCTCTGGTCTTTCTGTTATTCTCAGTCCGAGAAGAAGGCTTTTAAGTTGGTACAAGCGATTCCTGGTGCTTCAAAGACTCTTGACTACGGAGCTAACGCCACGTTCGAACAATCTGGGCTCGCAAACTCGATGATCTCGGTTGCTTGGGAGTGA